A genomic stretch from Capricornis sumatraensis isolate serow.1 chromosome 4, serow.2, whole genome shotgun sequence includes:
- the M6PR gene encoding cation-dependent mannose-6-phosphate receptor isoform X1 → MMSPLHSSWRTGLLLLLLFSMAVRESWQTEEKTCDLVGEKGKESEKELALLKRLTPLFNKSFESTVGQSPDMYSYVFRVCREAGNHSSGAGLVQINKSNGKETVVGRFNETQIFNGSNWIMLIYKGGDEYDNHCGREQRRAVVMISCNRHTLADNFNPVSEERGKVQDCFYLFEMDSSLACSPEISHLSVGSILLVTFASLVAVYIIGGFLYQRLVVGAKGMEQFPHLAFWQDLGNLVADGCDFVCRSKPRNVPAAYRGVGDDQLGEESEERDDHLLPM, encoded by the exons GATGTCCCCCCTCCACAGCTCCTGGAGGACTggcctgctcctgctgctgctcttcTCCATGGCAGTCAGAGAATCTTGGCAGACTGAAGAGAAAACATGCGACCTGGTGGGAGAAAAGGGTAAAGAATCAGAGAAAGAGTTGGCTCTCCTGAAGAGGCTGACACCGCTATTTAACAAAAG CTTTGAGAGCACCGTGGGCCAGAGCCCAGATATGTACAGCTATGTGTTCCGGGTGTGCCGAGAAGCTGGCAACCACTCCTCTGGGGCAGGCCTGGTGCAGATCAACAAAAGTAACGGGAAGGAGACAGTAGTTGGGAGATTCAACGAGACTCAGATCTTCAATGGAA GTAATTGGATCATGCTGATCTATAAAGGGGGTGATGAATATGACAACCACTGTGGCAGGGAGCAGCGGCGGGCAGTGGTGATGATCTCCTGCAATCGACACACTCTAGCG GACAATTTTAACCCTGTGTCTGAGGAGCGAGGCAAAGTCCAAGATTGTTTCTACCTCTTTGAGATGGACAGCAGCCTGGCGTGTTCCCCAGAGATCTCCCATCTTAGCGTGGGTTCTATCTTACTTGTCAC GTTTGCATCACTGGTCGCAGTCTATATCATCGGGGGGTTCCTGTACCAGCGACTGGTGGTCGGAGCCAAAGGAATGGAGCAGTTTCCTCATTTGGCCTTCTGGCAGGATCTTGGAAACCTGGTAGCA GATGGCTGTGACTTTGTATGCCGCTCTAAACCCCGAAATGTGCCTGCTGCCTACCGTGGTGTGGGGGATGATCAGCTGGGGGAGGAGTCAGAAGAAAGGGATGATCATTTGTTACCAATGTGA
- the M6PR gene encoding cation-dependent mannose-6-phosphate receptor isoform X2 — translation MSPLHSSWRTGLLLLLLFSMAVRESWQTEEKTCDLVGEKGKESEKELALLKRLTPLFNKSFESTVGQSPDMYSYVFRVCREAGNHSSGAGLVQINKSNGKETVVGRFNETQIFNGSNWIMLIYKGGDEYDNHCGREQRRAVVMISCNRHTLADNFNPVSEERGKVQDCFYLFEMDSSLACSPEISHLSVGSILLVTFASLVAVYIIGGFLYQRLVVGAKGMEQFPHLAFWQDLGNLVADGCDFVCRSKPRNVPAAYRGVGDDQLGEESEERDDHLLPM, via the exons ATGTCCCCCCTCCACAGCTCCTGGAGGACTggcctgctcctgctgctgctcttcTCCATGGCAGTCAGAGAATCTTGGCAGACTGAAGAGAAAACATGCGACCTGGTGGGAGAAAAGGGTAAAGAATCAGAGAAAGAGTTGGCTCTCCTGAAGAGGCTGACACCGCTATTTAACAAAAG CTTTGAGAGCACCGTGGGCCAGAGCCCAGATATGTACAGCTATGTGTTCCGGGTGTGCCGAGAAGCTGGCAACCACTCCTCTGGGGCAGGCCTGGTGCAGATCAACAAAAGTAACGGGAAGGAGACAGTAGTTGGGAGATTCAACGAGACTCAGATCTTCAATGGAA GTAATTGGATCATGCTGATCTATAAAGGGGGTGATGAATATGACAACCACTGTGGCAGGGAGCAGCGGCGGGCAGTGGTGATGATCTCCTGCAATCGACACACTCTAGCG GACAATTTTAACCCTGTGTCTGAGGAGCGAGGCAAAGTCCAAGATTGTTTCTACCTCTTTGAGATGGACAGCAGCCTGGCGTGTTCCCCAGAGATCTCCCATCTTAGCGTGGGTTCTATCTTACTTGTCAC GTTTGCATCACTGGTCGCAGTCTATATCATCGGGGGGTTCCTGTACCAGCGACTGGTGGTCGGAGCCAAAGGAATGGAGCAGTTTCCTCATTTGGCCTTCTGGCAGGATCTTGGAAACCTGGTAGCA GATGGCTGTGACTTTGTATGCCGCTCTAAACCCCGAAATGTGCCTGCTGCCTACCGTGGTGTGGGGGATGATCAGCTGGGGGAGGAGTCAGAAGAAAGGGATGATCATTTGTTACCAATGTGA